A part of Desulfobacter sp. genomic DNA contains:
- a CDS encoding ABC transporter substrate-binding protein, with the protein MIRHLLIAALVMGSISTAAGKTLHYNSLSEAEPWTPYIKEVIAQALKAGDPSTTYRLEPCKKKMVQARALETLRKGRELDIYWTMTSKTREQGLGVIRIPLLKGMLGQRLVVIRKADKEKFHAIATMADAKAFSYGQGHDWPDADILESAGFKVARSAQYKKLMQMLDKNRFDAFPLGMNEIWAEVEKRPQLNVMVDTKIVLSYKAPVFLFLKHSDTELQNTLRRGLDLIIKNKTLDGLFNRYYKDPILRTDLSRRLIFKLDNPFMSSETKAALDMYSDMLLVK; encoded by the coding sequence ATGATTAGACATCTGCTGATTGCGGCACTGGTAATGGGGAGTATTTCGACGGCAGCCGGCAAAACACTGCATTATAACAGCCTGAGTGAGGCCGAACCCTGGACGCCCTACATCAAGGAAGTGATTGCCCAGGCCTTGAAGGCCGGAGATCCGTCCACCACCTACCGCCTTGAACCATGCAAGAAAAAAATGGTGCAGGCCCGTGCCCTGGAGACGCTACGGAAAGGCCGGGAACTGGATATTTATTGGACCATGACCTCCAAAACCCGGGAACAGGGCTTGGGCGTCATTCGCATCCCCCTGCTTAAGGGAATGCTGGGCCAGCGCCTGGTGGTCATCCGTAAAGCAGATAAAGAAAAATTTCATGCCATTGCCACAATGGCGGATGCCAAAGCATTCAGCTACGGCCAGGGCCATGACTGGCCCGACGCCGATATCCTTGAATCGGCCGGATTCAAGGTCGCCCGTTCAGCGCAGTATAAAAAACTGATGCAGATGCTGGACAAAAACAGGTTTGACGCATTCCCATTAGGCATGAACGAAATATGGGCAGAGGTTGAAAAACGGCCGCAATTGAATGTCATGGTGGATACCAAAATCGTACTATCCTACAAAGCCCCGGTATTTCTTTTCTTGAAACATTCGGATACGGAACTGCAGAACACACTCCGGCGCGGGCTTGACCTCATCATTAAAAACAAGACCTTAGACGGACTCTTTAACAGATATTATAAAGACCCCATTCTGAGGACGGACCTGAGCCGGCGGCTGATCTTTAAACTGGACAACCCCTTCATGAGCAGCGAAACCAAGGCGGCTCTGGATATGTATTCAGACATGCTGCTTGTGAAGTGA